In the Leptolyngbya sp. SIO1E4 genome, one interval contains:
- the fumC gene encoding class II fumarate hydratase, producing MTTRPDAPRTETDSMGKIEVPSDRYWGAQTQRSLQHFDIGHDLMPRELIRAFGILKRAAALTNQALGKLSPDKAALIIQAADEVITAQLDDHFPLRVWQTGSGTQTNMNANEVIANRAIELFGGTLGSKNPIHPNDHVNQGQSSNDTFPTAMHIAAVEQLVHGLLPSVGRLRDALAQKTQDFDAIVKIGRTHLMDAVPLTLGQEFSGYVAQIEKGLQRLKASLPELYELALGGTAVGTGLNTHPQFAEKVAAEIAQYTQLPFTSAPNKFAALAAHDAIVAASGALKTLATALMKIANDLRWLGSGPRCGLGELHLPANEPGSSIMPGKVNPTQCEAMTMVCVQVMGNDTAIAIAGSQGNFELNVFKPLMIHNLLQSIRLLTDACRTFTDYLIIGLEPNHEQIQTFLKNSLMLVTALNPIIGYDRAAQVAKKAYREGKTLQAACVELGFLTAAEFDQQVRPAEMVSPQAHTIESD from the coding sequence ATGACGACTCGCCCTGACGCTCCCCGCACTGAAACCGACAGCATGGGGAAAATTGAAGTCCCGAGCGATCGCTACTGGGGGGCTCAGACCCAGCGATCGCTGCAGCACTTCGATATTGGTCACGACCTTATGCCCCGCGAGCTGATCCGCGCATTTGGCATCTTAAAGCGGGCGGCGGCCTTGACGAATCAGGCGTTGGGCAAACTCTCCCCAGACAAGGCAGCCCTGATCATTCAGGCAGCCGATGAGGTGATTACGGCTCAACTAGACGATCACTTTCCCCTGCGGGTATGGCAAACGGGCAGTGGCACCCAGACCAACATGAACGCCAACGAGGTAATTGCCAACCGGGCCATTGAGCTTTTCGGCGGCACCCTGGGCAGCAAAAACCCCATCCACCCCAATGATCATGTCAATCAAGGGCAATCATCCAACGACACCTTTCCGACAGCGATGCATATTGCAGCCGTCGAGCAACTCGTCCATGGTCTACTGCCCTCGGTAGGCCGATTGCGAGATGCCCTGGCTCAAAAAACCCAAGACTTTGATGCGATCGTCAAAATTGGCCGCACTCACCTGATGGATGCCGTCCCTCTTACCCTGGGTCAGGAATTTTCTGGCTACGTCGCCCAGATCGAGAAGGGGCTGCAACGCCTGAAGGCGAGCTTGCCAGAATTATACGAACTGGCCCTGGGAGGTACAGCCGTGGGCACTGGCCTCAACACCCATCCCCAGTTTGCGGAGAAAGTCGCCGCTGAGATTGCTCAATACACTCAACTGCCCTTTACCTCTGCCCCCAACAAGTTTGCGGCGTTGGCCGCACATGATGCGATCGTGGCAGCAAGCGGTGCCCTCAAAACCCTGGCCACAGCCCTGATGAAAATTGCCAACGACCTGCGCTGGCTCGGCTCTGGCCCCCGTTGCGGCCTAGGCGAACTGCACCTACCGGCCAATGAACCCGGCTCGTCTATTATGCCGGGCAAGGTCAACCCGACCCAGTGCGAGGCAATGACGATGGTGTGTGTGCAAGTGATGGGCAATGATACGGCGATCGCGATCGCGGGCAGTCAGGGCAATTTTGAGCTCAACGTGTTCAAACCCCTGATGATTCATAACCTGCTCCAGTCAATTCGCCTCCTCACCGATGCCTGCCGCACCTTCACGGATTACCTCATCATCGGTCTAGAACCCAATCACGAGCAAATCCAAACATTCCTCAAAAATTCCCTCATGCTGGTGACTGCGCTGAATCCGATAATTGGCTATGACAGAGCCGCCCAAGTTGCCAAAAAAGCCTACCGCGAAGGCAAAACCTTACAAGCAGCCTGCGTCGAGCTAGGGTTCCTCACAGCAGCAGAGTTCGATCAGCAGGTGCGCCCCGCAGAGATGGTTTCTCCCCAGGCTCACACTATCGAATCCGATTAA
- a CDS encoding alpha/beta fold hydrolase, with protein MTAQLTQSSFLEKHAWTWQGHRIYYTVQGTGLPLVLIHGFGASLGHWRKNIPMLAEAGYQVHALDLLGFGDSDKPALPYSVEVWESLLQDYWRSHIGQPAVFVGNSIGGLITLMMLANSPEMACAGVLLNCAGGLNHRPEELNLPLRVILGTFTKLVSSNLVGPLIFNEVRRKFRIRSSLQQVYHDRAAITDELVEMLYRPACDPGAQKVFASIVTAPPGPKPTELLPKIQQPLLVLWGENDPWTPIQGAQVYRTLSETPAAQPAVTFHTIPETGHCPHDERPEVVNALVTEWLQQL; from the coding sequence ATGACCGCTCAACTGACTCAATCCAGTTTCCTTGAAAAACATGCCTGGACTTGGCAAGGGCATCGCATTTACTACACAGTGCAGGGCACTGGGCTACCCCTTGTTTTGATTCACGGATTTGGGGCCTCTCTTGGCCACTGGCGCAAAAATATCCCGATGTTGGCCGAGGCTGGCTATCAGGTTCACGCCCTAGATTTATTGGGGTTTGGAGACTCTGATAAACCCGCGTTACCTTACTCCGTTGAGGTGTGGGAGTCGCTACTGCAAGACTATTGGCGATCGCACATTGGGCAACCCGCTGTATTCGTCGGCAACTCGATTGGGGGGCTCATCACCCTGATGATGCTCGCTAATTCACCGGAGATGGCATGTGCAGGCGTGCTGCTGAACTGCGCCGGGGGCCTGAACCATCGTCCAGAAGAACTCAATCTGCCGTTGCGCGTCATTCTGGGAACCTTCACTAAGCTGGTCAGTTCTAACCTGGTGGGGCCTCTCATCTTTAACGAAGTCCGGCGTAAATTTCGAATTCGCAGCTCCCTGCAACAGGTCTATCATGACCGAGCAGCCATTACGGATGAACTGGTAGAGATGCTCTACCGTCCAGCTTGTGACCCAGGGGCTCAAAAAGTGTTTGCCTCCATCGTGACGGCCCCTCCTGGGCCAAAACCCACCGAGCTGCTACCCAAAATTCAGCAGCCGTTGCTGGTGCTATGGGGCGAAAATGACCCCTGGACGCCCATCCAAGGTGCACAGGTATATCGCACCCTGAGTGAAACCCCGGCGGCCCAGCCTGCAGTAACCTTCCACACCATCCCTGAAACGGGACACTGTCCCCATGATGAGCGCCCTGAGGTCGTCAATGCCTTAGTAACAGAGTGGTTACAACAGCTCTAA
- a CDS encoding AarF/ABC1/UbiB kinase family protein has protein sequence MLAPSRMSRQGEIVEVVLRNGWDYMRQLLSGGKADEPEIPTPEVLRNILTELGPVYVKLGQLLSTRPDLLPTRYIEALSSLQSTVPPVPASQMEGFIRQNLPHPPTEIFDSIDYTAIAAGSIGQTHRAILKGGRQVAIKVQRPGIDHLVERDMALIRDVARLMSATQFGQRYNVMDLAYEFSEAIRAELDFTTEAEYTNLLRRNLQNSPWYDPKEIVVPEIIWELTSPKLMVMEWLEGAPILTTPIAQDASEKARRKREQVTTLLFRAFFKQYFIDGFFHADPHPGNVFFLKDGRVALLDCGMMGRLDPRTRTVMTEMVLAIASSDAQRCTQLTLSLTEPLQPTDISKLESDFTRLMGRYYGLSLEKVNTAEVFGEILEAGTQNHLRWPANIGLFTKSLANLEGAARQFNPHVNLIGEIRPLMADLFRQQLIGEDLLQTLLRTGLEFRNLSLESPRQFGFLLDRLSTETLRWNLSLSGLEGLRRSIDDAANRRAYSTVVAALIIGAAIVSTNQQSSQGIILSNILFAAATFLGLWLIVSILRSGRLR, from the coding sequence ATGCTGGCACCGTCTCGCATGTCCCGACAGGGGGAAATTGTTGAAGTTGTCTTGCGCAACGGCTGGGACTATATGCGGCAGCTCCTCAGCGGCGGCAAAGCCGATGAACCCGAGATTCCGACGCCAGAGGTGTTACGCAATATCCTGACGGAGTTGGGGCCGGTCTACGTCAAGCTGGGGCAACTGCTGAGTACACGCCCCGACCTCTTGCCTACCCGATACATTGAAGCCCTGAGTAGCCTCCAGTCTACGGTGCCCCCCGTCCCTGCGAGTCAGATGGAAGGGTTTATTCGCCAAAATTTGCCCCATCCCCCGACCGAAATTTTTGACTCTATCGACTACACGGCGATCGCGGCTGGATCTATTGGCCAAACTCACCGGGCGATCTTGAAAGGGGGGCGACAGGTGGCCATTAAAGTCCAGCGCCCTGGGATTGATCATCTAGTTGAGCGCGACATGGCCCTGATTCGAGATGTGGCCCGGCTAATGTCGGCGACTCAATTTGGGCAGCGCTATAACGTGATGGACTTGGCCTATGAATTCAGTGAGGCGATTCGAGCTGAGCTAGACTTCACCACGGAAGCTGAATATACGAACCTGCTCCGGCGCAACTTGCAAAACAGCCCCTGGTATGACCCCAAAGAGATTGTGGTTCCGGAAATTATTTGGGAGTTGACCAGCCCCAAGCTGATGGTGATGGAATGGTTAGAAGGGGCTCCGATCTTGACGACACCCATCGCGCAGGACGCCTCAGAAAAAGCCCGGCGCAAGCGAGAGCAAGTCACCACGCTGCTGTTTCGAGCCTTTTTCAAACAATATTTTATTGATGGGTTCTTTCACGCTGACCCCCACCCCGGTAATGTCTTTTTTCTCAAGGATGGGCGGGTTGCCCTGCTGGACTGCGGCATGATGGGGCGGCTCGACCCCCGTACCCGCACGGTGATGACTGAGATGGTGTTAGCGATCGCCAGTTCTGACGCTCAGCGCTGCACGCAACTCACGCTCAGCCTGACAGAACCCCTCCAGCCCACGGATATCTCAAAATTAGAAAGTGACTTTACCCGCCTCATGGGGCGCTATTACGGCCTCAGCCTGGAGAAGGTAAACACCGCAGAAGTGTTTGGGGAAATTCTGGAGGCAGGCACTCAAAACCACCTCCGCTGGCCCGCCAACATCGGCCTGTTTACAAAATCTCTGGCTAATTTGGAAGGGGCTGCCCGCCAGTTCAACCCCCATGTGAATCTGATTGGCGAAATTCGCCCGCTGATGGCCGACTTGTTCCGTCAGCAGCTCATCGGTGAAGATCTGCTGCAAACCCTGCTCCGCACTGGGCTAGAGTTTCGCAATCTCTCCCTAGAATCGCCCCGTCAGTTTGGGTTCTTGCTCGATCGCCTCAGTACCGAAACCCTGAGATGGAACCTGAGCCTGAGTGGCCTAGAAGGGCTCCGCCGCAGTATCGATGATGCCGCCAATCGCCGTGCCTACAGTACGGTGGTGGCGGCGCTCATTATTGGCGCAGCCATTGTCTCTACCAATCAACAAAGCTCCCAGGGCATCATTCTCAGTAATATTTTGTTCGCCGCCGCTACGTTTTTAGGGCTGTGGCTGATTGTCAGTATCTTGCGATCAGGCCGCCTCAGGTAA
- a CDS encoding serine/threonine protein kinase produces MHDGTQPLIERIQQALLPDLHLESQDPHNPVVVHQLPVPWRCLGVGNYAAVFVHPDYPEQVVKVYAPGRPGIADELEVYRRLGEHPAFSECYYGGADFLVLKRLHGITLYDSMHRGIVIPPQVIQDIDEALDYARSRGLFPHDVHGRNVMMSEGRGLVVDISDFLHQSPCLAWQDLKWAYRWIYRPVFGHLRLCVPYFLLDGVRAGYRLFKRLRPRHKKRSLPHYSRL; encoded by the coding sequence ATGCACGACGGTACTCAGCCTTTGATTGAGCGCATTCAACAAGCGTTGCTACCTGATCTGCACCTCGAAAGCCAAGACCCTCATAATCCCGTTGTTGTTCACCAGCTGCCAGTTCCTTGGCGCTGCCTAGGCGTTGGTAACTACGCCGCCGTTTTTGTCCATCCTGACTATCCAGAGCAGGTGGTTAAAGTGTATGCGCCAGGACGGCCTGGCATCGCTGATGAACTTGAGGTTTATCGTCGCCTTGGAGAGCATCCCGCATTTTCTGAGTGCTACTACGGCGGAGCCGATTTTCTAGTATTGAAGCGGTTGCACGGCATCACTTTGTATGACTCTATGCATCGAGGGATAGTTATTCCTCCCCAAGTGATTCAAGACATCGATGAGGCGTTGGACTATGCCCGGAGTCGGGGGTTGTTTCCCCATGATGTGCATGGTCGTAACGTAATGATGAGCGAGGGGCGGGGGTTAGTTGTAGATATTTCTGACTTTTTACATCAAAGTCCGTGCCTGGCTTGGCAAGACTTGAAGTGGGCTTATCGGTGGATTTATCGCCCGGTTTTTGGGCATTTGCGCCTGTGTGTACCGTATTTCTTGCTGGATGGGGTGAGAGCAGGGTATCGACTATTCAAGCGTTTACGACCCCGCCACAAGAAGCGATCTTTGCCCCATTACAGTCGTTTGTAG
- a CDS encoding pentapeptide repeat-containing protein produces the protein MSRDALIVGINSYKYLSTLKAPAVDAEAIAQRLEQDGDFQKVTRLPEAIAPAEVNKSVVSETSSVSQRQLEQALKQLFLPDSPLAPETALFYFSGHGLADREGYEKGYLATSDTNPRHPRGSAISLGWLHWLLSKSSVRQQIIWLDCCHSGSLIVNVGAANPGNSASRDRCFIASSRDFESSWEDLNSQYSVLTKALLEGLDPTRLPGRWVDTFALVDYVNQALKGELQTPVCTNFGEAIHLTRTWQVADQTSQTASADQGICPYKGLEFFDCNEEDPKYFFGREQLIGQLLDHARTHSFMALVGASGNGKSSVLRAGLLHQLKLGRRIAGSDRWRIRITRPDSHPMQNLALAFVEEGLSDLDRAEALGRATGLLNEGGAGLQRLVQASSAPRTILVIDQFEEVFTRCADLEEREQFFACLMGALSGADDKLCLIIAMRADFVGKCLERRYSGLAQFIPPHTISVLPMEPDDLKAAICKPAKQVGLTVEPALVTQILNDITGAPGSLPLLQYTLKALWQQRQGNQLVFTAYQALGGINGTLDKRATEIYNGFEATEQHTVQHIFQQLTQLGEGTEDTRRRVFQADLVAAPQHPEEQVQQVISRLSSPENRLLVTSEVMSKADQSARMAIVDVAHEALIRHWQLLRRWLEQNRDRLRQQRKIEASTVAWREQGRQPGYLLQGLPLIEAMHFDKQQRETFPLSDSAKAFIKKSIQQRRWNYLKLASWLVIPAMIGLGIVEHNLRENSVKADYARLDQEGGYGEKQAVEALVEGCASQQLRKWLPSYFAERLFGNCRSLERTPLANADLRSADLRSAILFSANLRAADLRAADLRRAYLRNADLRAADLRSAIIFNVDLRTTQNLTQPQLKGNNPPLICNSPLPEGIDIARNRDCDRLAPVLLARYPGTFQSFDQAQEYVTQQRQKAWE, from the coding sequence ATGAGCCGTGATGCTCTTATCGTTGGAATTAATTCCTATAAGTACTTATCTACCCTCAAAGCCCCAGCTGTAGATGCTGAAGCCATCGCCCAAAGGCTTGAACAAGATGGCGATTTCCAGAAAGTCACCCGACTACCCGAGGCGATCGCACCGGCTGAGGTCAATAAGTCAGTGGTTTCTGAAACCAGTTCGGTTTCTCAACGCCAGCTAGAACAAGCATTAAAGCAGCTCTTTTTACCTGACAGTCCACTAGCCCCAGAAACCGCTCTGTTTTACTTTTCGGGCCATGGTCTTGCCGATAGGGAGGGTTATGAAAAAGGTTATCTGGCCACCAGCGACACCAATCCTCGCCATCCTCGTGGTTCTGCAATCTCCTTGGGGTGGCTGCACTGGCTGTTATCCAAGAGTTCGGTCAGGCAGCAAATCATCTGGCTGGATTGTTGTCATAGCGGGTCTTTAATCGTCAATGTGGGGGCGGCTAACCCCGGCAATAGTGCCAGCCGAGATCGCTGCTTCATTGCTTCCTCCCGTGACTTTGAAAGCTCCTGGGAAGACCTCAATAGTCAGTACAGCGTGCTCACGAAAGCGTTGCTGGAGGGGCTTGACCCGACCCGGTTGCCAGGGCGCTGGGTGGATACCTTTGCTCTGGTGGATTACGTCAACCAAGCCCTTAAGGGTGAGCTACAAACCCCCGTCTGCACTAACTTTGGTGAGGCGATTCACCTGACTCGAACCTGGCAGGTGGCTGACCAGACATCCCAGACAGCCTCAGCCGACCAGGGGATTTGCCCCTATAAGGGGCTGGAGTTCTTTGATTGCAATGAGGAAGACCCCAAATACTTCTTTGGTCGTGAGCAGCTAATTGGTCAACTTCTAGACCATGCCAGAACCCATTCTTTTATGGCCCTGGTGGGAGCCTCAGGCAATGGGAAGTCTTCCGTCCTGCGGGCTGGACTCTTGCATCAACTGAAACTGGGGCGACGTATTGCAGGCAGCGATCGCTGGCGCATTCGCATCACCCGTCCAGACAGCCACCCAATGCAGAATCTGGCCCTGGCCTTTGTCGAAGAAGGCTTATCAGACTTGGATCGAGCTGAGGCACTTGGGCGAGCAACGGGCCTGCTCAATGAAGGGGGCGCTGGCTTACAGCGGTTGGTGCAAGCTTCCAGTGCTCCCCGCACCATCCTGGTCATCGACCAATTTGAAGAAGTCTTTACCCGCTGCGCCGACCTTGAGGAGCGAGAGCAGTTCTTTGCCTGTTTGATGGGGGCGTTATCGGGCGCTGACGATAAACTCTGCCTCATCATTGCCATGCGAGCTGATTTTGTCGGTAAGTGCTTAGAGCGTCGGTACAGTGGCTTAGCTCAATTCATCCCACCCCATACGATTAGTGTGTTGCCGATGGAGCCCGATGACCTCAAAGCTGCCATCTGCAAACCGGCTAAGCAAGTCGGGCTGACAGTTGAACCGGCATTAGTCACCCAAATTCTGAACGACATTACCGGGGCACCTGGCAGTTTACCCCTGCTGCAATACACCCTCAAAGCACTATGGCAGCAGCGACAAGGAAATCAGTTAGTCTTCACCGCCTATCAAGCATTGGGTGGCATTAACGGCACCTTGGATAAACGAGCCACTGAGATTTACAACGGCTTTGAGGCAACAGAACAGCACACGGTTCAGCATATTTTCCAGCAGCTCACCCAGCTCGGTGAAGGCACCGAAGATACGCGACGGCGGGTGTTTCAGGCAGATTTAGTGGCTGCCCCCCAACATCCTGAAGAGCAAGTACAGCAGGTTATCAGTCGCTTATCGAGTCCAGAAAATCGCCTCTTGGTCACCAGTGAGGTGATGAGTAAAGCCGATCAATCAGCCCGCATGGCGATCGTGGATGTGGCCCATGAAGCCCTGATTCGCCATTGGCAACTCCTACGTCGATGGCTGGAGCAAAACCGAGACCGGCTGCGACAACAGCGCAAAATTGAAGCGAGTACGGTAGCTTGGCGCGAACAGGGCCGACAACCAGGCTATCTCTTGCAAGGGCTACCCCTCATCGAAGCCATGCACTTTGACAAGCAGCAACGAGAGACGTTTCCCCTCTCTGACTCTGCCAAAGCGTTTATTAAAAAGAGCATTCAGCAACGACGCTGGAATTACCTCAAACTTGCTAGTTGGTTAGTGATTCCAGCCATGATCGGCCTTGGTATTGTCGAGCACAATCTCCGTGAAAACAGCGTCAAAGCTGATTATGCTCGATTGGATCAAGAAGGAGGCTATGGAGAGAAACAAGCCGTGGAAGCGTTAGTGGAAGGGTGTGCGTCTCAGCAATTAAGGAAGTGGCTCCCGTCTTATTTTGCAGAACGGCTATTTGGGAACTGTCGCTCTCTTGAGAGAACCCCTTTAGCAAACGCCGACCTCCGCTCCGCCGACCTCCGCTCCGCCATCCTCTTCTCCGCCAACCTCCGCGCCGCCGACCTCCGCGCCGCCGACCTCCGCAGAGCCTACCTCCGCAACGCCGACCTCCGCGCCGCCGACCTCCGCTCCGCGATCATCTTCAATGTAGACTTACGCACCACTCAAAACCTTACTCAGCCGCAACTAAAGGGAAACAACCCTCCGCTGATCTGCAATTCCCCGCTTCCCGAAGGCATTGATATTGCTCGCAACAGAGACTGTGATAGGTTAGCTCCAGTCTTACTGGCAAGATATCCAGGGACGTTTCAGAGTTTTGATCAGGCCCAAGAATACGTCACTCAACAACGCCAAAAAGCTTGGGAATAG
- a CDS encoding OmpA family protein, whose translation MKALWTAVALGTGLGVWGTAAIAQSPTGLNIVVNSAQDGAPRPDEGLTLREAIALANGTLLIEALSPAEQAQVTPADNHRITFDLPPEDTTIYLTEVLPPLEAAGLVLDGTTQPGYGGTVPVLPEIPIPVVSLTPAPDAEVFRGLTVAGNGITVRGLNLYGFWSAARSTLTTPPADIFIASAPPPADASPEAPPVTTFDLEDPTVATQQTVIEQNWLGFMPDGSIPERRSAFGVSIFNGVNVRVANNWIQHHEGSGVITGFRAEGLQLDGNAIIANGVAGMPDGVRLEGEVSGAEITNNLICANDGSGVFLFKPDGTTLIQGNDIRFNGRRFERAAVYVMGRGHQILDNEIAHQPGPGVAVAAYPLSDRNLIRGNRFTHLDGLSIDLVAHHNVTVQDFQRADGPNPPRNSHRRRTDTANGAINAPEFAQYAFGRDADTVQLTGKADPGSEVDLYLVQSDEGVYRPLNEPIMTATADDNGDFEFLWDAREGAIVSAIASDPLYGTSEPSPVVSVAGIDSGMPQPGQVPYDASCFRPEPVVEVPPPEPAPPPAPIQLRIPRNIHFALDRSNISAESAIILDQIAEAMLTYPSLIVELHGHTDPRASDAYNQALSERRALAARDYLLRRGIVSERMRIVPFGESQRRTQGSTRLDYARDRRVEFIFEDTQGLEIIFEDVETDLQLE comes from the coding sequence ATGAAAGCCCTATGGACAGCTGTTGCCTTGGGAACCGGTCTGGGTGTTTGGGGGACAGCGGCGATCGCCCAATCCCCTACGGGGTTGAACATCGTCGTTAACAGTGCCCAAGACGGTGCGCCCAGGCCCGATGAAGGCTTGACCCTGCGGGAAGCAATCGCCCTTGCAAACGGCACGCTCCTAATTGAGGCCCTTTCCCCGGCTGAGCAGGCCCAGGTAACGCCCGCTGACAATCATCGCATCACCTTTGATTTACCCCCAGAGGACACCACCATCTACCTGACGGAGGTGCTGCCACCCCTAGAAGCCGCAGGGCTCGTTCTCGATGGCACCACCCAACCGGGTTATGGTGGCACCGTACCCGTGTTGCCTGAGATTCCGATCCCAGTGGTCAGTCTGACGCCAGCCCCGGATGCTGAGGTCTTCCGAGGCTTAACCGTTGCGGGGAATGGCATCACCGTGCGCGGGCTGAATCTGTATGGGTTTTGGTCGGCAGCGCGGTCAACCCTGACGACCCCCCCGGCAGATATTTTTATTGCCAGCGCCCCCCCGCCAGCGGATGCCAGCCCAGAGGCTCCCCCAGTGACCACTTTTGATCTGGAGGATCCCACGGTTGCGACACAACAGACGGTGATTGAGCAAAACTGGTTAGGCTTTATGCCCGATGGCTCTATCCCTGAACGACGGTCTGCCTTTGGCGTCTCCATTTTCAACGGGGTCAATGTTCGGGTGGCGAACAACTGGATTCAGCACCACGAAGGGAGTGGGGTGATTACCGGGTTTCGGGCGGAAGGGTTGCAGCTAGACGGTAACGCCATTATTGCCAATGGGGTGGCGGGGATGCCCGATGGGGTGCGTCTAGAAGGTGAGGTGTCAGGGGCCGAGATTACCAATAATCTCATTTGTGCCAACGATGGTAGCGGCGTTTTCCTCTTTAAGCCGGACGGCACCACCTTGATTCAAGGCAATGATATCCGCTTCAACGGACGTCGGTTTGAGCGGGCCGCGGTGTACGTGATGGGGCGGGGACACCAGATCCTGGACAACGAGATTGCCCACCAGCCTGGCCCCGGTGTGGCTGTGGCGGCCTACCCCCTCAGCGATCGCAACCTCATTCGAGGGAACCGATTTACCCATCTGGATGGCCTCAGCATTGATTTGGTGGCCCATCACAATGTCACGGTACAGGACTTTCAGCGGGCTGATGGGCCTAACCCGCCCCGCAACTCCCACCGTCGCCGCACGGATACTGCCAATGGAGCCATCAATGCACCGGAATTCGCGCAATATGCGTTTGGGCGAGATGCGGATACGGTACAGCTCACCGGTAAAGCTGACCCCGGTAGCGAAGTCGATCTCTATTTGGTGCAGTCAGATGAGGGGGTTTATCGCCCCCTGAACGAGCCCATCATGACGGCCACTGCCGATGACAACGGGGATTTTGAGTTTCTCTGGGATGCCAGAGAGGGGGCCATTGTCAGCGCGATCGCCTCTGATCCGCTGTATGGCACCTCAGAGCCTTCCCCGGTGGTCAGTGTCGCGGGGATAGACTCTGGAATGCCCCAACCTGGCCAAGTGCCCTATGACGCTAGCTGTTTTCGGCCAGAGCCTGTGGTCGAGGTGCCGCCGCCTGAACCGGCTCCCCCCCCGGCACCCATCCAGCTCCGCATTCCTCGCAATATTCACTTTGCGCTGGATCGATCCAACATCAGTGCCGAAAGTGCCATCATCCTTGACCAGATTGCTGAAGCCATGCTGACTTATCCCTCATTAATCGTTGAGTTGCATGGGCATACCGATCCTCGGGCCAGTGATGCCTATAACCAGGCACTGAGCGAACGGCGGGCTCTGGCAGCCCGTGATTACCTGCTGCGTCGAGGCATTGTTTCAGAACGGATGCGGATTGTGCCCTTTGGAGAAAGCCAGCGGCGCACCCAAGGGAGCACCCGCCTCGACTATGCCCGCGATCGCCGGGTGGAATTTATCTTTGAAGACACTCAAGGCCTCGAAATCATTTTCGAAGACGTTGAAACCGACCTGCAGCTTGAGTAA
- a CDS encoding RNA methyltransferase: MGQYFATVARGLEEIAAQELVTLGALSVQPGFCGVAFTGDRELLYRVNLWARLPFRILVQVATFRCRDANDLYSAVYALDWQPYLTTDHTLAVTATGKTRQLNHTHFTALQVKNAIVDQQRDRVGKRSSIDTQNPNVQVNVHLNRDRAIVSLDSSGSSLHRRGYRPAVGKAPLKESLAAALIYLSGWQPTQAFCDPLCGSGTLPLEAALIGLNRAPGLFRDRFGFVSWPDFDGALWQTLRQQAQATQREALGVPIVGCDRDGEVIRQACTNAHNSRVPDQVTFTEMDLAAVEAPADSGIVLCNPPYGERLGKDADLGAFYKQLGDVFKQRFKGWTAFVLSGNKALAKSIGLKSSQRIPVYNGTLPCQLMKYELY; the protein is encoded by the coding sequence ATGGGGCAGTACTTTGCAACGGTGGCACGGGGGCTGGAGGAAATTGCTGCTCAAGAATTAGTCACCCTCGGGGCCTTATCTGTGCAGCCAGGCTTCTGTGGGGTAGCGTTTACGGGCGACCGAGAACTGCTTTACCGGGTCAATCTGTGGGCGCGGCTGCCCTTCCGCATTTTGGTGCAGGTGGCGACGTTTCGTTGTCGAGATGCCAATGACCTATATTCGGCGGTGTATGCCCTTGACTGGCAACCCTACTTGACCACTGACCATACCCTGGCAGTGACCGCAACTGGCAAGACACGGCAGCTCAACCATACCCACTTCACCGCTCTGCAAGTCAAAAATGCGATTGTAGATCAGCAGCGTGATCGCGTTGGCAAGCGCTCTAGCATCGATACCCAAAATCCAAACGTGCAGGTCAATGTGCATCTCAACCGAGATCGCGCCATTGTCAGCCTGGACAGCTCTGGCAGTAGCCTCCATCGTCGCGGGTATCGCCCCGCCGTAGGCAAAGCGCCCCTAAAAGAATCCCTCGCGGCGGCCTTGATTTACCTCTCAGGATGGCAGCCGACCCAGGCGTTTTGTGACCCCCTGTGCGGTTCTGGCACGCTGCCGCTAGAGGCAGCATTAATAGGGCTTAACCGTGCCCCCGGCCTATTTCGCGATCGCTTTGGGTTTGTCAGCTGGCCCGATTTTGATGGGGCGCTCTGGCAAACACTGCGTCAGCAAGCCCAAGCCACCCAGCGGGAGGCCCTGGGGGTACCGATTGTGGGGTGCGATCGCGATGGGGAGGTGATTCGCCAGGCTTGCACCAACGCACACAATAGCCGGGTACCGGATCAAGTCACCTTTACCGAAATGGATCTGGCAGCGGTGGAAGCCCCGGCCGATAGCGGGATTGTGCTCTGTAACCCACCCTACGGTGAGCGCTTAGGTAAGGATGCCGATTTAGGTGCGTTCTACAAACAATTGGGGGATGTCTTCAAGCAGCGCTTTAAAGGCTGGACAGCTTTTGTGCTGAGCGGCAACAAAGCACTAGCAAAATCCATTGGGTTAAAGTCATCCCAGCGCATTCCGGTATACAACGGCACCTTGCCCTGCCAGTTAATGAAATATGAACTTTACTAG